The genomic interval GTGGATGGCTATAAAGCCGGGCAGCAGAGGCTGCGCGTCGCTGAGGCTGCTGACAACTTAACATCTGACTCCTCCTCTCCTGCAGTCCCAGCCAAGCAGAAAGCGAGGACCATGGGTGCCTGGACATCCAGGACGCGGGTCCCCACGCCGGAGCCCGACCCCCAGGAGACCCTGGACCTGAGCCGTCTGCCTCCGGAGCTGCTCCTGCTGGTACTGAGCCACGTGCCCCCGCGCACGCTGTTGGTGCGCTGCCGCCGGGTGTGCCGCGCCTGGCGCGCCCTGGTGGATGGCCAGGCTCTATGGCTGCTGCTGCTCGCTCGAGACCACAGCGCAGAGGGCCGCGCCCTGTTGACACTAGCTCGCCGCTGCCTGCCTCCCACCCGCGACGACGCGCCCTGCCCGCTGGGCCAATTCTGCGTACTAAGACCGGTAGGACGCAACCTCCTTAGCAACCCCTGTGGCCAAGGTGAGGCGCTGTGAGGGCGGGGCCTAGAGGAAGTCGAGGGGCGGGACCTAGAAAGAACCGTAGCCCAAGGGGCGGGACCCCAAGAATGCTAATGATCAGGGCCTGGAAGGAAGCGACCGGAAATGATTCAGGGCGGGATCACGAGATAATTGGTGGGAGGGGTGGTCCGCCAAAAAGAACCTATGGAAGAAGATAGGGGGCGGAGTCACAAGATAATCAATGGTGGAGTAAAGGCGTGGCCATGAAGGAACCaatgagaagggaaggagaaggcacACGAGAACGGATGGAAGGTGCGGTGGGCTGGGAGACCTGAGGAACCAGTGAGCGGGAGGATAGGGCGGAGTCACAAGATGTAATGGGCGGGACCTGGAGGTAAACCGAGAGGCAGAGCTACAgatgaagcagagggaggggctaGAAGTGGGGTCACACTTGACCCAGTTAGAGTGGCTGGAAGCACCTGACCCACATAAGAGCTTTGGAGCGGACCAAGCTGTAACTGGGAGACAGGATGCACAGAGAGACACCAATGAGCAATTAAAATTTGATTGGCTTTTacattttaacaatttattttcattcatgtatatgtgtgcttgttgGAGGTCAAAACAgattctctgggactggagtttcagGAGGCTGAGCCTCGTAGCTTGGAAGCTGGTAACTGACCTctggtcctctaaaagagcagctccaagcttttccttttcttagtatcatttttgttgtttagttttgttttttgtttttgcgggctggaaagatagctcagcggctgagagcactggctgctcttccaaaggaactGAGCTCAGTTCCAAACACTCAGGtggagactcacaaccatctgtaactccagtctcgaGGAGACCACCCTTTCTTAGGGCCTCTGAAGGTACCAGGCATAAACAgggtacacagacataaacttttaatttttaaaattacttgtgtgtgtgttaagaggCTCAAGCCTCATGGTGCAGGTGGTGGGTGGTCAGCGGCCAACAACCTTGTATCATCAATTCCTTCCTTGTATTTTTACATGAAGTCTGAAGGTTAGATTATAAAGTTTTCTCACTGAGCTGGCCTGTCTGCTCCGGTTTCTAATTCTTTTCAAACTTGGGGTTTGGGGGGAGGTGCGGTGCGGCTTGACTTCGGCAGCAATGCTAAACCCTGTGCATCCCTGGTACTGCAATTACCGCCAAAGTTTTTCTCTACAGAAGGCCTGCGCAAGTGGATGGTGCGGCACGGTGGCGATGGCTGGGTGGTGGAGAAGAACAGGAAACCTGTACCTGGGGCCCCCTCACAGACCTGCTTCGTGACTTCCTTCAGGTGAAagccctccccaaccccaccccccaactccctCCCCAAGGGCCAGAGCCCTTGAAGAAAGACCTGCCGGTTCTCAAGAACCAACCGCTGTCTCATCTTTCTAGCTGGTGTCGCAAGAAGCAGGTCGTGGACCTGGAGGAAAGGGGTCTGTGGCCAGagctgctggacagtggtggtgtggagattgctgtctctgactggtgaGTCTGGGAACAGGAAAAGCCCGTTAGTAAGCACTGAGGCCCATGGCCCACACTGGTAATCCCAGGATGGCATAAGTGAGCTCAAAGCTCCATCGGCTCCACAGAGTCAAGTGTTACCAACCTGATGTCAGGTGTATCCAGATGCCTGTAAGCGTGTCAGCTCTTTGTACAGAGTTTTTATTGGAGCTTCCTGGATTGACTGGCCAATCAGCTGCTTACCTCTGTGGTTAACCGCAGTCTCCAGGCCAACTGACTTTAACTCACAGCCCTAAATTGCACTATGGCTCTTTCTAAAGTGGTCACATTTGGCCTATGCCTATCTGTGGCCATGGCCAGCCCTCGTCCTCAATATGGTAGACTGTTTGGTATGACTCGGATTTCCAAAAAAGACACTCCTGGCAAGCATGGCTTTGCAAGCAGCAGAGATCATTTGAGTGTGTTttactgaggcagaggcaggtacagGAACTAaggctggaacccagggcctcatgcatgctaggaaaAGCCTCCACCATTAGACCTCATACTCCAGgtctctttttacttttattttgaggcagagtcttaccaagttgcccaggctggccttgaacttgagatatTAGCTTCTGAAACAATTGGAATTATGTGCCTGGGCACCTGGCTCTGCATGCCCAGTGCTCGGGTTGGAAGCATGAGCATGTATCACTATCTCtggctttcagattttttttttttttttaaacctggaaCTATCTGcaggccaggttggcctcgaactcacagagatccacttgtctctgccaccacactcagcaacACACAGCTCCTTCCATGAgttctggggttcaaactcaggctATCATTCTCGTGTGGCAAGCCCTTCACTGTCTTAGCCATCTTGCTACCCTCTCAAAACCCTTGTGATGAACTTAATTTGTACCCACAGGGAGGCTAggtcactccccacccccaagaggTAGGTGACACATTGAGACCTCCCCTTCCCACAGGTGGGGAGCTCGACACGACAGTGGCTGTAAGTACCGTCTCTTTGTCACACTTCTCGATGCTCACCAGAACGTCATTGataagttctcagctgtgccagACCCCATTGAACAATGGAACAACAATATCTACCTTCAGGTAAGCCTCTGACCAAAGGTGAGCTTCTCACTGGGTGGGGATTGGTTGGTGGGGACTTTGATGGTCTTATTACCCTCAACATATGGTCAACAGCAGTCATTTTTTattatctctctgtctttgtggggtttatttatttatatgggtgttttgactgcatgtatgaacactagaagaggcatcagatcccatgggactactgttacagatggttgtgagccaccatgtggttgctgggaattgaactcaggacctctgaaagagaagccaatgcttttaactgctgagccatctctccagcctatccATCTTTAGATTTGgtttttaatggtgtgtgtgtgtctgtgtgtgtgtgttgcatatgtaTATGGGGCTGTGCccgttcatgtgcatgtgtgtgtgaaaggcaGAGAGATCAATGTCATGTCTTTCTCCTTCACTCTCTGTTTTTGAGACCGTCTCTCACTGAACAGGCAGCTCATCAgttggctagactgactggccagtgagttgTGAGGATCCACCTTGTCTGCCCCagcactagagttacagatataCACATCACCACAGCCAGTTTGTacacaggtgctggggatctTAACTTAGGTCCCTTATACTTGTATGCCaggcactttatcaactgagctgttTCCCTGGCCCCGCCCTCTTCTTCTGAGTCAGTATGTGGAGAAAGCTGGGCTAGGCAGTTCTGGCTGAAGTCTTTACTGTTCAAACAATAACACTCAGACCATGCTGAAGGGCACGATGGTTGTGGTGGGTGAGTATGACAGCTGGCTGAGGTGCCAATCACTGATGATTTGGTTTCAAAGCTCCTGCATGAGCTCTCTGGGCCAGCCTACACTGAGATTCCTCACATGGCCACCAAAGGACAGACAGACTTCCATAGTGGCTAGAGCTAAGGGAGCCAAGAGAAAGAAGCTTCCAGCTACTTGATATGACCTGACCTTGCTGGGGAAGTCATGTGACAAGACCTATACAGGCTCACTCACTTCTGccactttttttgagacaaggtctcatgtagcccaggctggtctcaaacaaagcactgtgtagctgaggctagccttgagctcctgGTTTTCACTTccgtctcccaaatgctggggatAATTGCGCATGTGGACAGCCCCACCCAGAATTTTTGCCACATTCTTGGTGATAAAACCTCTTAttctaattggttttttttttggggggggggtcaagacaaggtttctctgtatagtcctggctgtcctgtaactcacactgtagaccaggctggcctcgaatgatgggggtttttttgttgttgttgtttgtccctttctttttgagacaatttCTTATTATATAGCCCAACTGTTAAGGACTCTGTAGCCTGAGCCTCTGACTTTCCTTCCTCCCGCCTCAGTCCCCCATCCCTGTGATGGCAGGAGCTTGTCACCACACCTAGACTCAGATTCCACCTGCTAATGAGAGCATGGCAAGATTTCAGAAAGGCCATCGTCTGGGAAATCCCAGACTGGCTGACGGAAGGACTGTGATATAAAACTGACTGGCTCCTTCTACCCCCAGGTCACCCATGTGTTCTCCAACATCAGGAGGGGCGTACGTTTTGTGTCTTTTGAACACTGGGGCCAGGACACACAGTTCTGGGCTGGCCACTATGGGGCCAGAGTGACGAACTCCAGCGTGATCGTACGAGTCTGCCAGTCCTAGTCAAAAGGCCACCATTTTGGCAAGACAATCTCGACTGTGCCTTCCCGGAGCTGTCTGCTGGAATCCCTCATGAGTCAAGCACTGTCCGTCCCTGGCACATGAAACTCTGGGTTCCAGTGAAGGGTCCTGCTTGATCTTGTTTTCAGAGTCTGGAACACTGCAGTTCTCCATCAGATCTATGGCTGCTGCTTTAGAGCATGGGTGCCCGGGTGCCCAGGTGCCTGGGTGCCCGGGTGCATGCTGATCTCAGGTCACAAGCTGCCTCTATTTCAGTACAGTCGCCCTCTTTGCCCTGTCCTCAATATTgatcccctccccctttttgagCAGGGTGTCCCAGCTGGCTACAACCCTCCTGCCTTTGACACTcatgtgctgggactacaggcacacACCAATACCACTTAGttttgtgcagtgctggggatgagcCCAGAgttttgtgcatgccaggcaaaccTACTACCTGAGCAGCACCCCCAGCATCCCCTCTGGTTACATCCTGTTTATGCCTCAGGGACTTTCTCTGTCCCCTCACTGAAGCCGTCTACTTATGGCGGAGCATAGGATTTATAGCTCGCAAATTCCAGCTCTCTTGGCTAAGGACCCAAAGCGCTCTTGGCTACAGCCAGGCCTCGTTGAAGGGTGTCTTGGGGTATATCTGCCCACAGATTTTCTCCAAACAATTAGGAAGTGCCTAGAGCCCAGGCCCTGTTCATCAAAGATGTCTATAGTTGtgtaatatttaaagttatttttcagtTTCTCAAGCAATGAGAGAATAATATACTGGCAATATCTGCCAATTGCACTGTAATAAATTGATTATTTTGCCTAAACTGGTTcatatctttttctttgttttggtcatTTTTAATACTTGGTAATGATGTGTCAGAGTGAGCTCAGTAACAGCACTAAATGCAGCATCCTGGTGAGGTGCATCGATAATGAGGACAGTTCAGTAACTGGTGTGGTCAGATGGGAGCTCAGCACAGATCTGACCCACTCTAAAACAATG from Arvicanthis niloticus isolate mArvNil1 chromosome 1, mArvNil1.pat.X, whole genome shotgun sequence carries:
- the Fbxo27 gene encoding F-box only protein 27 isoform X1 yields the protein MRSSRPRRGAGRGAVPAKQKARTMGAWTSRTRVPTPEPDPQETLDLSRLPPELLLLVLSHVPPRTLLVRCRRVCRAWRALVDGQALWLLLLARDHSAEGRALLTLARRCLPPTRDDAPCPLGQFCVLRPVGRNLLSNPCGQEGLRKWMVRHGGDGWVVEKNRKPVPGAPSQTCFVTSFSWCRKKQVVDLEERGLWPELLDSGGVEIAVSDWWGARHDSGCKYRLFVTLLDAHQNVIDKFSAVPDPIEQWNNNIYLQVTHVFSNIRRGVRFVSFEHWGQDTQFWAGHYGARVTNSSVIVRVCQS
- the Fbxo27 gene encoding F-box only protein 27 isoform X2 is translated as MGAWTSRTRVPTPEPDPQETLDLSRLPPELLLLVLSHVPPRTLLVRCRRVCRAWRALVDGQALWLLLLARDHSAEGRALLTLARRCLPPTRDDAPCPLGQFCVLRPVGRNLLSNPCGQEGLRKWMVRHGGDGWVVEKNRKPVPGAPSQTCFVTSFSWCRKKQVVDLEERGLWPELLDSGGVEIAVSDWWGARHDSGCKYRLFVTLLDAHQNVIDKFSAVPDPIEQWNNNIYLQVTHVFSNIRRGVRFVSFEHWGQDTQFWAGHYGARVTNSSVIVRVCQS